In Solimonas sp. K1W22B-7, the DNA window AGCAGCCGCCTCATGGCGCCGGCTCCGCGTAGCGGGCGTCGTCCAGGAAGGCCGTGTCACTCAACGATTCCAGGAAGGCGACGAGCGCCTGCTGCTGCGCCGCATCCAGTTTCAGGCCACCGCGCAGCGCCGGGTCCAGCGCCGCGGAATCGCGGATGCCGGCGGCGTAGTGCCGCAGCACCTGCTGCAAGGTATCGAAGCGGCCGTCATGCATGTAGGGACTGCTGACCCCGACGTTGCGCAAGGAGGGCACCTTGAAGCGGCCGCGGTCGGCGGCGCTGCCGCTGATGACCGCGCGGCCGGCGTCGGCGCTGTCGGTGTCCAGCCCGTTGCCGCGATAACTGAAGTCGGTGAACAGAGGCTCCCGGTGGCAGCTGGCGCAGCGCTCGCGGAACAAGGCCAGTCCCGCGTTCTCCTGCTCGGTCAGCGCGGGGCCACCGCGCAACGCGGCGTCGTAGCGCGAGTCGGCGGAGCGCAGCATACCGATGAACTGGGTCAGCGCCAGCAGCACGCGGCGGCTGTCGATCTCGCCCGGGCCGAAGGCCGCTTCGAAACGACGGCGATAGCCCGCGTCGGCGCGCAGCTTGGCCAGCACGCCGTCCATGGTCTCGCCCATCTCGACCGGATTGGCCAATGGCGCCAGCGGCTGCAGCTCCAGGTTGCGGATCGCGCCGTCCCACATCAGCTCGGGCTGCCAGGCGAGGTTGAACAGCGCCGGGGCATTGCGCGTGCCGTTGGCGCCGTGCAGCCCGTGGCTGACGCGATGGTCCAGGTGCGCGAAGGCGGCGAACTGCTGGTGGCAGCTGGCGCAGGAGATGCTGCCGTCGCGCGACAGCCGCGGATCGTAGAACAGGCGCCGGCCCAGTTCGAAGCCCGAAGCGGTGACCGGGTTGCCGGTAAAGTCATAGCGCGGTGCCGGCCAGCCGGCCGGTACTTCGGCGCGCGGCGTCGGAAAGCTTTCGATGCGATCGCGCAGGCGCTGGCGCGCGTTGCCGTCGGCCGCGAACAGCAGCGCCAGCACCAGCGGCAGGACCAGGCCCAGCCATTTCATGGGGCGCCGCGCCGCCGCGGCTCATGGTGCAGGTGGTCGACACGGAACATCGCCGCCGCATTGTCCGCCAGCGGTCGTGTCGCGGCCGGGTCCATCGCCTCGGACAGCTGCGCGATGCGCACCGGGCTGACGCCGTCGAACAGCAGGGCGAGGTTCACGCCGAGGTGCACCGTCGGCAGCAGCTTCCCGTCCACCTTCACCGGGCGCTCGCCGAAGGGCAGGTAGATGCGCCGCGCCAGCGAGGGCTTGCCGCCGCCGACGTGGTAGCTCAGGGCATGCTCCTGCGCCGTCGATTGCGGGGAGCTGCCTTCCAGCTGGAAGAAGATGTAGCCGCTCTTCCAGGTCCAGAACATACCCAGTGCGGGATCCAGCGCGCCGGTCTGCACGCCGGCCGTGTTGCGCGCGTCGTCGACCCCGAGCAGGAATTCGATGCCGCTGTACTCCCCGGCCGCAACGCCGCCGATGCGCAGGCGCTTGCTCGCGGGCCTGGCCTCGTCGACCAGGAAGTAGCCCTCGGCGGATTCGGGCGCGTAGACCGGCACGAACCAGCTGCCGTCCTTGCGGCGCAGGCGCGGCTGGCTCAGGTAGTAGCGCAGGCGCCGCACGCTGAACTCCTCGCCGCCCGCGGTACGGTAGCTGTCCTCCAGCAGCCGCAGCGGCTGGCCGCCAACCTCGTGGCTGATGTCCACCTCCAGCGACAGCGCCGGCTCGCGCCCGCAGCCGCAGAGTCCCAGCAGCGCGGCCAGGAGCAGCAGGCCCGCGCGGCTCATAGCGTGCGCAGCGCCGGCAGCAGGTCGCGCACGCGGTTGCGGCGCAGTTCGGGATCGGCCAGGCGGCCAACCTCGTCGACGACGTCGCGGCTGAGATGCGGTGCGAACAGCTGGATGAAGTCGTACATGTAGCCGCGCAGGAACATGCCGCGGCGGAAGCCGATCTGCGTGGTGCTGGGCTCGAACAGGTGCCCGGCCGGCAGGCGCACCAGGTCGGCGTCGGTCTGCGGGTCGTAGGCCATGTCGGCAACGATGCCGACGCCCAGGCCCAGGCGTACGTAGGTCTTGATGACGTCGGCGTCCACCGCCGTCAGCATCAGGTTGGGCTTGAGCCCGCGCGAGCCGAAGGCCTTGTCCAGCTGCGAGCGTCCGGTGAAGCCGAAGGTGTAGGTGACGATCGGATACTGCGCCACGTCCTCCAGCGTCAGCTCGGCCTTCTGCGCCAGCGGATGCTCCGGCCTGACCAGCACGCAGCGGTTCCAGCGGTAGCAGGGCAGCATCACCAGCTGGTCGTAGAGCGCGATGGCCTCGGTGGCGATGGCGAAATCGGCCTGGCCCTCGGCGGCGATCTTGGAAATCTGCGCCGGCGAACCCTGGTGCAGGTGCAGCGAGACCTTGGGGTACTTGCGCGTGAAATCGCTGACCACCCGGGGCAGCGCATAGCGCGCCTGGGTGTGGGTGGTGGCGATCGACAGGTCGCCGGCATCGGTGTCGCGGTACTCGCCGGCGATCTTGGTGATGTTCTCGATCTCGATCAGCACGCGCTCGGTGTACTCGAGGATGCGCCGGCCCGCCGGGGTGACCTGGGTCAGGTGCTTGCCGCTGCGCTCGAAGATGTCGACGCCCAGCTCTTCCTCCAGCACGCGGATCTGCTTGCTGACGCCCGGCTGCGAGGTGAACAAGGCCATCGACGCGGCGGTGACGTTCAGCCCGCGGCGGGAGACCTCATGGATATACCGCAGTTGTCGCAGTTTCATGGGCGGCCCCGGTCGGGGCGGCCACGTTGCCGCACTGTGAGCTGATGCATTGCCGCCCCCGATAGAACGATTTGTTCCTGGATGGCGGGCAATCTAGGCCAGCTTTGTTATATGTCAAAAGAATATGGAGTTTTACTTATATGCCCTGCAAGACTATGTGACGGGTATCGCCGCCAGTGGCTTCAGCGGACCTGCTTGATGCAGCCGGCAAACAGCGCGCGCTGCACGCCAAAGGATTGCTCGTCATCGGCGGCCTGATAGATCGCCGTGGCGACGTCGCCCAGGTACTTCGCCGGCAGTGTCTTGCCGTAGATGCCCTGCAGATGCGCCAGCGTGTCCGCCTGCCCGGCACCGCCCAGCTTGCGCAGCTGCGCAATCGCCGGCACGCCGGCGAGCTGGAAGCAGCGCAGGCCGACATCACCCAGCGGCGATTCGATGCCCTGCTGCGCCAGGCACCAGTCGAAGCGGCTGTGCGCCACGATGCCAGGGCTGCTGCTGGTCTTCCACAGCACGAACTCGCGGCCGCGCTGCTCCTGTTCGGCGCCTTCGGCAGCGCCGCGCAGCAGGCTGTCGCGCACGCGCTCGGGATCGGCCTTGGCGGAGCGCAGGGCCATCAGGCCGTAGTTGAAACGCAGGCTGTGGTCCAGGCATTGCCGCGCCGGGTTCTCCGCTTCGGCGACCAGCATGAACAGCAGGGCCTCGCGCAGCTGCTCCGGCGTCGGCGGGGGCTCGGGCGGCGACGGCGGCCGGGGCACCCCCTCGGCAGCCGGAGCGGGCAGCGAAATGTCCATGACGGCAGGCAGGCTCGGCGGCGCGAGACCCAGGGCGACGGCCAAGGCTGCGGTGAAAAGAGTGCTGCGCTTCAAGTAGTGCTCCCTGTGGCCGGCAGGGAGTCCAGCACGGGCGCGGCCGCGCCGCAAGCCTGGGCGCCGCAAGTCTAGGGCCAGCGGCAGCCGCTGCAGTCCTGCGCCAGCGTCCACAGCCGCGCACCGAACGATGCATCCAGTGCCAGCGGATTGGGCGGCAGCAGCACGGGCGCGCCGGCCATCTGCAACCAGCCGCCGGGGCCGACCAGCGCGGCCGGCGGCAGTCCCTGGCCGCAGAGCGCCACCACCACCGAGTCTGCCGCCTGCTCCGGCTCCTGGCCGAAGCGCCGTTGCGTGTAGGCGAAGAAATCCGCCTTGAAGCCTTGAAGCCAGCTGTCGCTGGCCTGGCGGCGGCGGTTGGCGCCCAGTTGCGTGCGGCACACCCCCGGATGCGCGGCGAGGCTGGAGACACTGCTGCCGGCGGCGGCGAGGCGGCGCTGCAGTTCCACGGCAAAGGCCAGCGCCGCCAGCTTGCTCTGGCGGTAGGCATCGATCGGACGGTAGACGCGCTTCAGGAAGGGGTCGTCGAAGTCGATGCGGCCCTGGCTCTGCACCAGGCTGGTGATCGTCACCACGCGGCTGCTGCCGCCGCGTTCCAGCAGCGGCAGCAGCTGCAGCGTCAGCGCCTGCGGGCCGATCAGCGAAATCGCCAGGCTCAGCTCCCAGCCCTCCGAGGTCTGCATGCGCTGCGCCGGCGGATAGATGCCGGCGTTGTTCAGCAGCAGGTCCAGGCGCGGCCAGCGCCGTTCGCAGGCCGCGGCCAGCTCGCGCACGCTGGCGAGATCCGACAGGTCCACGCGCTGGAAGCCGACCTCGGCGCCGGCATGGCGCGCGCGCAGCGCGGCCGCGGCCTGTTCGCCTGCCTCGGCATTGATGTCGGCCAGCAGCACGCCGGCGCCCAGCGCCAGCAGGCGCGAGGCGCTGGCATGGCCCAGGCCGCCGGCGCCGCCGGTCACCAAGGCGGTGCGGCCGCGCAACAGCTCGGGGTCTCGGGGAATGGGCAGGGGCATGTCGCGGTCCGTGGAAGGGGATCGCGACAGTCTCACCGGCGAGAGGGCGCCTTACCTCGTCCGAAAGCGTGGCGCGAGACCCGCCCGGAGGTTCTTTCGATCCAGGTCAGAGCCAACCGTCATACCGGCGTAAGCCGGTATGACGATGCCTTAACTCCGCGCGCGCACCAGCCGCTGCACGACCTTGGCCAGCAGCTCCACTTCCTCGCAGGTGTTGTAGAACGCCAGCGAGGGACGCACCGTGGCCTCCACTCCGAAGCGGCGCAGGATCGGCTGGGCGCAGTGGTGGCCGGAGCGCACCGCGATGCCTTCCTCGTTCAGCGCCTTGCCCACTTCTTCGGTCTGGTAGCCCTGCAGCACGAAGGACATGACGCTGGTCTTTTCCTTCGCCGTGCCGATCATGCGCAGGCCGGGGATCGGCAGCAGCAGGCTGGTGGCGTACTCCAGCAGGTCGTGCTCGTAGCTCGCCACGTTCTCCAGGCCCAGGCGCTCGAGATAGTCCAGCGCCGCGCCGAGGCCGACGGCGTCGGCGATGTTGCCGGTACCGGCTTCGAAGCGCGCCGGCGCACCGTGGTAGACGGTCTTCTCGAAAGTCACGTCCTGGATCATGTTGCCGCCGCCCTGCCAGGGCTGGGTCTGCTCCAGCAGCTCGCGCTTGCCGTAGACCACGCCGATGCCGGTGGGGCCGAAGATCTTGTGCCCGGAGAAGACGTAGAAGTCGGCATCCAGCGCGCGCACGTTGACCCGCAGGTGCGACACCGCCTGCGCACCGTCGATCAGCACTTTCGCGCCGGCGCGGTGGCCCATCTCGACGATCTGCTGCACCGGCACGATGGTGCCCAGCGCGTTGGACACCTGGGTGACGGACACGATCCTGGTGCGGTCGCTCAGCAGCTTCTGGTATTCGTCGAGACGGACCTGGCCGCTGTCGTCGACCGGGATCACGCGCAGCCTGGCGCCCTTCTCCGCCGCCAGCATCTGCCAGGGCACGATGTTGGCGTGATGCTCCAGGTGGGAGACGATGATCTCGTCGCCCTCGCGGACATGCTGGCGACCCCAGCTCTGCGCCACCAGGTTGATCGCCTCGGTGGCCCCGCGGACGAAGACGATCTCCTCCGGCGAGCTGGCGCCGAGGAAGCGCGCCACCTTGTTGCGCGCGCCCTCATAGGCGTCGGTGGCACGGGCCGCCAGTTCATGGGCTGCGCGATGGATGTTGGAATTCTCGTGCGCGTAGAAATACGCCAGGCGGTCGATCACCGCCTGCGGCTTCTGCGTGGTGGCGGCATTGTCCAGCCACACCAGCGGACGGCCGTTGACGCGCTCCTGCAGGATCGGGAAGTCGCGGCGCACGGCCTGCACGTCGAAGTGACGGCGACCTTCCGGCACCGCCGGCGTACCGCGCGCGCGCGGCTGGGCGGACTCGGTGAAATAGTACTGCGGCGCCGCGGGCGCAGCCGCGGCGGGTTCGCGGCGGTGGCCGGCATCCAGGCCCGCAGGCACGGCGAAGTCCGGCACTGTCGGCACCGCCGCCGGCGGGGCGGCGGACGAGGGCCAGCCACTGGCCTCGCCCAGGAAGTAGTAAGGCGTGGACGGCGGCGACACCGGCGCGCCCGGCAGGGCGCCGTCGGTGGGCAGCGGCAGCGGAGTCACCACCGGGATGCCGGCGGCATACGCTTCAGGCACGCCCTGCGACGCGCCGCCGCCATGCGGCAGCGCCGGCGCCAGGGTCGTGTTGAAACCATGCAGGTCCGCGGACTGCGCCTGCGTCGGCAACACCCGCGGCGTGATCGCCGAGGGCGGCGCCGCAGCGGCCGCGGCGGCCGGCTGCGACACCGGGAAGGGTGGCGTGGCCGGCAGGCTGGTGGCCAAGGGCAGCGGGTTGCCCTGCGGCAGCGTCGGCACTCCCGGCAGCGGCGGCGTGCCAAGAGCGGCGGGGCGCGCCGGCGCCGTCGGCCATTGGCCCCCAGGCGCGGCGCTGAACAGCTCGTTGGCCAGGCGTGTCAGTGCCGCGATATCGGGAAGCCCCGTCGCGCCGGACGCTGCAAGATCACTTGTAGGTGTCGGGGTAGTCATGGAACTTGTTCACTTCCACCTCGTCCAGGATCGCCACTGCGTCGTCGGTCAGCACCGCCAGCGAGCAGTACAGCGAGATCAGGTAGGAAGCGATGGCAAAGCGGTCGATGCCCATCAGTCGCACCGACAGCCCCGGGCTCTGCTCGCCCGGCAGGCCGGGCTGGAACAGGCCGACCACGCCCTGGCGCTTGTCACCCACGCGCAGCAGCAGGATCTTGGTCTTGCCGTCCGCCACCGGCACCTTGTCCGAAGGGATCAGCGGGATGCCGCGCCAGGTCAGGAACTGC includes these proteins:
- the cysB gene encoding HTH-type transcriptional regulator CysB, which translates into the protein MKLRQLRYIHEVSRRGLNVTAASMALFTSQPGVSKQIRVLEEELGVDIFERSGKHLTQVTPAGRRILEYTERVLIEIENITKIAGEYRDTDAGDLSIATTHTQARYALPRVVSDFTRKYPKVSLHLHQGSPAQISKIAAEGQADFAIATEAIALYDQLVMLPCYRWNRCVLVRPEHPLAQKAELTLEDVAQYPIVTYTFGFTGRSQLDKAFGSRGLKPNLMLTAVDADVIKTYVRLGLGVGIVADMAYDPQTDADLVRLPAGHLFEPSTTQIGFRRGMFLRGYMYDFIQLFAPHLSRDVVDEVGRLADPELRRNRVRDLLPALRTL
- a CDS encoding SDR family NAD(P)-dependent oxidoreductase, which codes for MPLPIPRDPELLRGRTALVTGGAGGLGHASASRLLALGAGVLLADINAEAGEQAAAALRARHAGAEVGFQRVDLSDLASVRELAAACERRWPRLDLLLNNAGIYPPAQRMQTSEGWELSLAISLIGPQALTLQLLPLLERGGSSRVVTITSLVQSQGRIDFDDPFLKRVYRPIDAYRQSKLAALAFAVELQRRLAAAGSSVSSLAAHPGVCRTQLGANRRRQASDSWLQGFKADFFAYTQRRFGQEPEQAADSVVVALCGQGLPPAALVGPGGWLQMAGAPVLLPPNPLALDASFGARLWTLAQDCSGCRWP
- a CDS encoding family 2A encapsulin nanocompartment cargo protein cysteine desulfurase, giving the protein MTTPTPTSDLAASGATGLPDIAALTRLANELFSAAPGGQWPTAPARPAALGTPPLPGVPTLPQGNPLPLATSLPATPPFPVSQPAAAAAAAPPSAITPRVLPTQAQSADLHGFNTTLAPALPHGGGASQGVPEAYAAGIPVVTPLPLPTDGALPGAPVSPPSTPYYFLGEASGWPSSAAPPAAVPTVPDFAVPAGLDAGHRREPAAAAPAAPQYYFTESAQPRARGTPAVPEGRRHFDVQAVRRDFPILQERVNGRPLVWLDNAATTQKPQAVIDRLAYFYAHENSNIHRAAHELAARATDAYEGARNKVARFLGASSPEEIVFVRGATEAINLVAQSWGRQHVREGDEIIVSHLEHHANIVPWQMLAAEKGARLRVIPVDDSGQVRLDEYQKLLSDRTRIVSVTQVSNALGTIVPVQQIVEMGHRAGAKVLIDGAQAVSHLRVNVRALDADFYVFSGHKIFGPTGIGVVYGKRELLEQTQPWQGGGNMIQDVTFEKTVYHGAPARFEAGTGNIADAVGLGAALDYLERLGLENVASYEHDLLEYATSLLLPIPGLRMIGTAKEKTSVMSFVLQGYQTEEVGKALNEEGIAVRSGHHCAQPILRRFGVEATVRPSLAFYNTCEEVELLAKVVQRLVRARS
- a CDS encoding cytochrome-c peroxidase, with translation MKWLGLVLPLVLALLFAADGNARQRLRDRIESFPTPRAEVPAGWPAPRYDFTGNPVTASGFELGRRLFYDPRLSRDGSISCASCHQQFAAFAHLDHRVSHGLHGANGTRNAPALFNLAWQPELMWDGAIRNLELQPLAPLANPVEMGETMDGVLAKLRADAGYRRRFEAAFGPGEIDSRRVLLALTQFIGMLRSADSRYDAALRGGPALTEQENAGLALFRERCASCHREPLFTDFSYRGNGLDTDSADAGRAVISGSAADRGRFKVPSLRNVGVSSPYMHDGRFDTLQQVLRHYAAGIRDSAALDPALRGGLKLDAAQQQALVAFLESLSDTAFLDDARYAEPAP
- a CDS encoding MbnP family protein is translated as MSRAGLLLLAALLGLCGCGREPALSLEVDISHEVGGQPLRLLEDSYRTAGGEEFSVRRLRYYLSQPRLRRKDGSWFVPVYAPESAEGYFLVDEARPASKRLRIGGVAAGEYSGIEFLLGVDDARNTAGVQTGALDPALGMFWTWKSGYIFFQLEGSSPQSTAQEHALSYHVGGGKPSLARRIYLPFGERPVKVDGKLLPTVHLGVNLALLFDGVSPVRIAQLSEAMDPAATRPLADNAAAMFRVDHLHHEPRRRGAP